One segment of Hippopotamus amphibius kiboko isolate mHipAmp2 chromosome 4, mHipAmp2.hap2, whole genome shotgun sequence DNA contains the following:
- the NCAPG2 gene encoding condensin-2 complex subunit G2 isoform X2: MEKREAFVQAVSKELIGEFLQFIQLDKDASDPFSLNELLDELSRKQKEELWQRLKTLLTEVLLETPVDGWQPVEVLGGSRMETEQGSKMEKNREIIHAVTSVILASVSVINESENYEALLECAVILNGVLYALPESDRELRVSIQDLCVTWWERGLPAKEDMGKTAFAMLLRKSLKTKTGTDVCRLWRVHQALYCFDYELEESREIKDMLLECFINVNYIRKEEGRRFLSSLFSWNVNFIKMIHGTIKNQLQGLQKSLMVHIAEIYFRAWKKASGTILEAIESGCIQDFMYHGVHLPRRSPVHPRVRQVLSYFHRQKEVRQGVEEMLHRLYKPILWRGLKARNSEVRSNAALLFVEAFPIRDPNVNAIEMDSEIQKQFEELYSLLEDPYPMVRSTGILGVCKITSKYWEMLPPTILIDLLKKVTEELAFDVSSADVRCSVFKCLPIILDNKLSHPLLEQLLPALKYCLHDNSEKVRVAFVDMLLKVKAVRAAKFWKICPMEHILVRLESDSLPVTRRLVGLVFSSFLPVNQPEEVWCERCVALLQMNHAAARRFYQHAHEHTACANIAKLMHVIRHCLSACIRRALRACGEDAEPRGQETGSTLDQTLSVSDAASMAGLLEIVVILWRSIHRSMENNKEARVYTVSKFASVLPEYMTVFKDDRCKTPLSVLASLMPASAVPTFSCGVISTLRNQEEGTADRSYCILLDCLCSWGQVGRILELVCDWLPEEQPQSKGNSASKRKVRVQDPRPVKPGLALVYLEYLLTHPKNRECLLSTPQKKLNCLLKALETSKVDLESILQSPGGSPHPLSEGLALRAFSLHCRLSVHLQHKFCSEGKVYLSTLEDTGVWLESKVLSFIQDQEEEYLKLHRVVYQQIIQTYLTVCKDVIMVGLGDCKFQTQLLQRSLAVMQTVKGFFYVSLLLGILKEVTGSCLVQKADSEEEVAALFDVVQKVFQQMLECMARGFRKQPEEGLQLLHSVQTPLHEFISAVQSRHVDTPVHRGVLSTLIAVSVVEISHRLRKRHLTVPGLLCG; encoded by the exons ATGGAAAAACGTGAGGCATTTGTACAAGCAGTGTCTAAGGAGCTGATTGGAGAGTTCTTGCAATTCATTCAACTTGAT AAAGATGCTTCTGACCCTTTCAGCCTAAATGAATTGCTGGATGAATtatcaaggaaacagaaagaagagcTGTGGCAAAGGCTGAAGACTTTATTAACAGAGGTGCTGCTGGAGACCCCGGTGGACGGGTGGCAGCCAGTGGAAGTCCTCGGTGGATCCAGGATGGAGACAGAGCAGGGCTCAAAAATG gaaaaaaacagagaaataattcATGCAGTTACATCTGTAATTCTTGCTTCTGTGTCTGTAATAAATGAAAGTGAGAATTATGAAGCCTTACTGGAGTGTGCTGTTATATTAAATG GTGTTTTGTACGCGCTGCCTGAGTCTGACCGAGAGCTGCGGGTGTCCATCCAGGATCTGTGTGTGACGTGGTGGGAGAGGGGCCTGCCTGCCAAGGAGGACATGGGCAAGACTGCCTTCGCCATGCTGCTGAGGAAGAGTCTCAAGACGAAAACA GGCACAGACGTCTGCCGGCTGTGGCGCGTCCATCAGGCTCTGTACTGCTTTGATTACGAATTGGAGGAAAGCAGGGAAATCAAAGACATGCTGCTTGAGTGCTtcataaatgttaattatatcagaaaagaagag ggAAGAAGATTTCTTAGTTCCCTCTTCAGTTGGAAtgtaaatttcattaaaatgatccATGGGACCATTAAAAACCAGTTACAGGGATTACAGAA aTCTTTGATGGTACACATTGCAGAAATTTATTTCAGAGCTTGGAAAAAGGCTTCAGGGACAATATTAGAg GCCATCGAAAGCGGCTGCATCCAGGACTTCATGTACCACGGGGTCCACCTTCCTCGGAGGTCTCCAGTGCACCCCCGGGTGCGCCAG GTGCTGAGTTATTTCCATCGTCAAAAGGAGGTTCGGCAGGGCGTGGAGGAGATGCTTCACAGACTGTATAAGCCCATCTTGTGGAGAGGATTAAAG GCCAGAAACTCAGAAGTCCGATCCAATGCTGCACTGCTGTTCGTTGAAGCATTTCCTATTAGGGATCCGAACGTTAACGCCATCGAGATGGACAGCGAAATTCAGAAGCAGTTTGAAGAACTCTAC AGCCTTTTAGAAGATCCTTATCCGATGGTCCGTTCCACAGGGATCCTTGGTGTTTGTAAAATAACTTCCAAATACTGGGAGATGCTGCCTCCGACCATCCTCATCGACCTTCTCAAGAAAGTAACTGAGGAACTGGCGTTTGATGTGAGCTCTGCTGACGTGCGCTGTTCTGTCTTTAAG TGTCTGCCGATAATTTTGGATAATAAATTAAGCCACCCATTACTAGAACAACTTCTGCCAGCGTTAAAATACTGTCTCCATGACAATTCGGAGAAAGTGAGAGTGGCTTTTGTTGATATGCTGCTGAAAGTGAAGGCTGTGAGGGCTGCTAAG TTTTGGAAAATATGCCCCATGGAGCACATCCTGGTCCGTCTGGAGTCGGACTCCCTGCCCGTCACTCGGCGCCTGGTGGGCCTGGTCTTCAGCTCCTTCCTGCCCGTGAACCAGCCCGAGGAGGTGTGGTGCGAGCGCTGCGTGGCGCTGCTGCAGATGAACCACGCGGCCGCGCGCAGGTTCTACCAGCACGCGCACGAGCACACGGCCTGCGCCAACATAG CAAAGCTGATGCACGTGATCCGACACTGCTTGAGCGCCTGCATCCGGAGGGCCCTGCGCGCCTGCGGGGAGGACGCGGAGCCGCGCGGGCAGGAGACCGGGAGC ACTCTGGACCAAACACTGTCTGTAAGTGATGCTGCGTCCATGGCGGGTTTGTTGGAGATCGTTGTGATTCTGTGGAGAAGCATTCACAGGAGCATGGAGAATAACAAAGAGGCCAGAGTGTACACCGTTAGCAAGTTCGCCTCTGTGCTGCCGGAGTACATGACAGTGTTTAAG GACGATCGCTGCAAGACCCCTCTCTCCGTCTTGGCCTCCCTGATGCCGGCCTCGGCCGTGCCCACCTTCAG CTGTGGTGTGATTTCCACACTAAGAAACCAGGAGGAAGGAACAGCCGACAGGAGCTATTGTATTTTGTTGGACTGTCTCTGCTCCTGGGGGCAGGTGGGACGCATCCTGGAGCTCGTGTGTGACTGGCTGCCGGAGGAGCAGCCTCAGAGCAAG GGTAACTCTGCATCTAAGCGGAAGGTGCGGGTCCAGGACCCACGTCCAGTCAAACCCGGGCTGGCGCTGGTCTACCTGGAGTACCTGCTGACCCACCCGAAGAATCGTGAGTGCCTGCTCTCCACGCCCCAGAAGAAGCTGAACTGTCTTTTGAAAGCACTTGAAACGTCCAAG GTGGATCTGGAGTCGATTTTGCAGTCGCCAGGTGGGAGCCCTCACCCCCTGAGTGAAGGCCTTGCCCTGCGAGCCTTCAGCCTCCACTGCCGGCTGAGTGTCCATCTTCAGCACAAG TTCTGCTCAGAAGGCAAAGTTTACCTGTCCACTTTGGAAGACACTGGGGTTTGGTTGGAAAGCAAAGTTTTATCTTTCATCCAAGATCAAGAAGAAGAATATCTGAAGCTTCACAGGGTCGTTTATCAACAGATTATCCAG ACCTACCTGACTGTGTGTAAGGACGTCATCATGGTCGGCCTTGGTGACTGTAAGTTTCAGACACAGCTGCTACAGCGGAGCCTTGCAGTCATGCAAACAG TGAAGGGATTTTTTTATGTTTCACTACTTCTCGGCATTCTGAAAGAGGTAACGGGAAGCTGCTTGGTGCAGAAGGCAGATTCAGAGGAAGAAGTCGCAGCGCTGTTTGATGTGGTCCAGAAAGTGTTTCAACAAATGTTGGAGTGTATGGCACGGGGCTTCAGGAAGCAGCCAGAAGAAGGCTTGCAG